Genomic segment of Gemmatimonadaceae bacterium:
AGTTCTCGTCCTGCCCGCCCACGTACAGCAGATTCGCGTTGAACGCCGACCACTGCGGCGTGGCGAGCGTGAAGACGTAGTCTCGATTGAAGATTCGCCCGATTCCCGTGAACGGCAGCGTGTCGCTGGTCGGCGAGAGAATCCGATAGCCGGCGTAGAGCGTCGAGTCCCAGCCGAACGTTTCCCAATACACGCCCAGGCCGACGTTCCAGCCGCCGCGAAACGCCGCCGTCCCGCTCACGTGAACCTTCTTGTCCTGCGCGTCGCCGCGCCGCACGAAGTGCGAGTACTCCCACGTGTCGTCGTAATTCACGTCGGCCGTGATCGCCTCGAGCTTCGACCCTCGCTCGGCGAACCACGTGAACCGCTCGTCGGCGAGCCCGTGCACGATCCCGGCCCGCGAGATGAAGCCGCTCCCGGCGCGGAAATCGTCGCTGATGCCGTCGATGAAATAGCGGAAGCCGTACTGCTTTCCGTTGCGCGCGATCGCCGCGGTCCACAGCGGCGCGTTGCGCGCGACGTCGCGCGTCTTGTCGAAGCTCTGTGCGTACTGGAAGATCGCGTTGTACGCGTCGCCGAACGCGACACGGCCGTCGACGTCAGCCACGCGGTTGTAGTCGCCGCCGAGCACCCGGTCCGTGTACGCCGCGCCAAGCCGCGATTGGTCGCCGAAGTCGTGCTGCGCGCGCACGATGTCGTAGACGGCGCGATCGTGCCCCGACGCCGAGAGACTCGCGTTGTCGGCCGCCGAGAGAAATCCGACGCTCGTGCCGTCAACTTTCCCCGCGAGCTTCACCGCGGCGTCCGGCTCGGCGATGTCGCGGGTGTAGATCAACGTGTGCGGCACGCTGAACGATTCGAGCCCCTCGATGAAGAACGGCCGCTTCTCCGGAAAAAAGAGCGCGCGCCGCGGATCAATCACGAACTGGCCCGCGTCCGACTCGACCTCGGCGAAATCAGGATGCGCCGTGCCCGTCATCGTGAGCGTATTCGTCATACCCCAACGCGCCGTGCCGCCAAGCTGCGGCCTCTCTGCGTGATAATCCCAGCCGCCGGCCGTCGGCACGCCGTTCACGTGCTGGGTCACGACCGGATTGACGTCGAGCACGACGCCGCGCTCGAGGCCCGTGAGTCCCTCGATCGTTCCCGACTGCGCGAGGAAGGAGGCGTTCGCGCGCACCGCTGGCGCCCAGCTGTCCTCGTAGCCGGAGTGCTGCACCTCGCGCACGACGTTGAGATCCCACGTCTGCTGCGCCGATGACTGGTACTTCAAACTCTTGAACGGGATCCGCACCTCGACCTCGTACCCGAACTCGGTCAGGCGCCCCTTCGACTCGAACACGAAGTCCTGGCTGAGGTCCGCCGACGCACGTCCGGCGAGCGTCGGCGTCCAGCTGCCGCGCGCCCCCAATCCATTCTCGACGAGCATCCCGTCCATTTGCACGCCGAGCGGATTCACGGCGAACACATAGGCCTGACGCTGATCGTGGAACGTGCCGAGAAGAAGCTGGACGTTGTCGTCGGCCGAAATCTTGTCGCGGTCGGCGAGCGTCGCGTGGACCGCGCCGTGCGCCTCGAACGCCCGCACGCCGACGTACAACGCATTGCTCGAGTACCAAACCAATATTTGCGTCGAATCGGCGGCGGGCACGCCGTCTTGCGGCGAAAACTGCGAAAAACCGGTCAGCAGCGCCGCCGATTTCCACGCGGGTTCGTCCAGCATGCCGTCGATCGCGATCGATGCATTCTCCGTCCCGACGCGCGGAATGCGCACGTGGAGCTGGTTCTCACGCCCGACGTACGTCACGGGAGGCGTCGGCGCGCCGGCGAGCGCGTGACAGAGGGCGATGCACGACAGCATGCGATCGAACTTGGTCGATCGATGCCACCTTCGCTAATTCAGGGCGTTCGAATCGTGTAAGGTTTCACCGCTGATTCGCCGCAACCTAGAAACGCGTCGAGCGATAGACGGCCGTGATGTCCCCGGTCTGCGCCGGAACGACGTCCGGCGGACGTGGCGGAATGGTGAGGATCGTCGGGAGCCCGGCGGTTTGCGACATGAGGCTCAGGTCGATCTGCGATCCCGGCGGAATCGCGATCGAAAAAACCGCTCCACTATCCGGAACCGCCCAATACACCCACGTCGATGTCTTTCGTCGGAATCGCGTCGTGTCGACGACGCGTGCATCGATCGCCAGACGGATGATCGGCGCGCCGGTGGGTCGAACTCGCAACGCGTACGCACCCGGCGGCGCCTTCACGCGCACGATGACGCGCCGTGCCCCGTCGACGACGGTATCGCGAATGTACGTCGCCGTCGGCGCCGCCAAATCGACGCGCGGATATGTGTTTTCCGAAAAGTGGGCGCCGGACAACCGGAGCGCCGACACCCAAGCGGGCGGATTGCTCGTCGTTGGCCCGAGCACGCTCTTGGTCCACGCGTCGAGGCCGAACAGCGAGCCCAGGAGCGCCCGCCCGCTGTCCGCCGGCTCGGCGAGGACCAGCGCGGTCGGAATCGGTTCCGCGGCACTAGGGCTCGTCGTTCCAACGCCGATCGCCGCGGACACGATCGCCGCGCCGGCAAACGCGGCCGGAAGGGGCCACGAGCTCCGACGACCGCCCGCGACGCGCATCATGAGCGGCGCAATCAGCCATACGATCAACGTGGTGAAAATCGCCAGAACCGACGCGCCCAGGCCGGAAACCCCGAGCATGATCGCGGCAACCGCATAAGCGAATCCGGCGAGAAGTAGCAGCGTCACGCCGGCCGCGATCCACCACGGCACCCAGCGCCCCGATCGTGCGGCAATCAGAGTGAACAGGAGCGGCCACGTGAACAGATAGCTCGCACCCGGAACGGTGAAGCTCGTCACCAGCGCGAGGAGCAGCCAGAAAACCAGAACGCCTGCGTGCAAATCGGGTGAGACACGCGTGCCGAGCGCGTAGAGCGCCAGATTCACCGCAACGACCGCGAGTGCGACGGCGAGCGCAAACGTCCAACTCCACATCGCCGCGCCACGCAGGTGGATCATCGCCGCCAGCCCGCCGCACACCACGAGCGCGACGATCATGGACGCCACACCGATGCCCACGCCCTTCAGATGGTGGCGGACGACCAGGACCGTGAGCACGAACGCGACGAGCGCGAGCGGAATCGCCAGACCGATCGGATACACGATGAGCCCGAGCAACGGCATGTCGAAGAAGACGGCGTCGCCGGTCTTGGGTCGCGGCAGATCTTCGTTCGCCACCTTCTGCGTCACGGCGAGCATCTGCGCGCCAAGATGTTGAACGCTTCCCGAATCGAGGTGCGCGACGTCGTCGTGCAGCGTGTGATACCGCTCGACGCCGTCGGCGAACGCGAAGTTGAGGGCGGGCACGTTGAGCAAGGACAGCTCGGACAGGTCCGTGTCGTTCGGCAGCGAGCGATACAGCGTCGTGAAAACCGATCCGGCGGAAACGTCGCCCGCCGCGCGCAGCGCCGAGACGGCGTCCCGGTTTCCGGGGCCGGTCTCGAACATGTACACGCGCCCCTTCGTGCCCCTCGCGTCGAAGTTCAGAATGAACGCGACGTCCTTCGCCCACGGATGCTCGCGCACGAACGCCGCCGCGCCGATGAGGCCCGCCTCCTCGCCGTCCGAGAACAGCACGAACACGTCGTGCGCCAGCGGCGTCCTTCGTGCCTTGAGCGCGCGCACCGTTTCGAGAAGCGCGGCGCATCCGGACGCGTCGTCGCCGGCCGCGGGGCCGGCTTCGACGCCGTCGTAATGCGCCGCGAGAAGAACGCCCTTCCCGCCCGACGTCGATCCTGGCAGCCACGCGAGAATGTTCTGGACTCGGCCCGCGGCCTGAAAACGGGTGCCGACGCCGGTCGTGGTTTGCACCTGCGCCTTGACTCCGAGCGCCTCGAGCCGACGGACGATATAGTCGCGTACCCGATCGTGATCCGGCATTCCCATCGCATGCGGGCGCGCCGCGATCGCTTCGACGTCGTGCATTGCGCGCTCCGCCGAAAAAACCGTGTCGGAAGCGGTTGCCGGGACGGCGGCGGGCGGCCGCGTCATTCGCGCCACCGAGTACGCGCAGAGCGCGATGAGACCGATCAGCGTACCGACGCGAGCGGGAGTTGAAATTTGCATGGTCGATTGCGGGTCCTTGCGCTTGTCGGTCAACTTACCATTGTACAGAGCGACTTCCATATCTGGAGCACCCGACGATGTCCGACGCAACACACCACGCGGCCAAAACGGTTCTCGTGGTGGACGACCACGAACCGACGCGACAAACCATCGCCCGCATGCTCGAGGCGGGTGGATTCGCCGTTCGCACAGCCAGCAACGGCCCCGAAGCGCTTCAGGTGCTCGCCGCGCAGCGCGACGAGATCGATCTCGTGCTTTCCGACGTCACCATGCCGGGCATGACCGGCATCGACCTCTCTTACCAGATTCGCGACCAGTACCCTGACGTGCCGGTCGCCATCGTGTCGGGCGACGTGAGCGAGTTGGAGCGCAGCATCATCGGCCGCGCCGAAGTTCCTTTCATCAAGAAGCCGTTCCACGCCGAGTCGCTCTACAGCGCCGTGCGCGAAGCGATGAGGGGCCATACCTCCGGCTGATAGTCGCGGCGTCCCCGACGCCTCAGGTATTCCGTTCTATCGCTTCCGAAAATCGGCCGTCCCGATTCGGACGATCGTACCGACTCGCGCCGCGCCCACGCCCGCGGGCCGCCCGGCACCGGCGGAATCGATGGTTGCCGTCTCGGCCCAGATCCCGTAGACGCGGCCGTCGTACGCCGTGAGCCAGGTGTAGTCGCCGAGAAACGCGCTGCGTCCCTCGAACGCCGCGTCCGACCACGCGTAGTTGGTGAACGTGCGACCTCCGTCGGTCGATCGCGCCAACGTGAACGCCGTCTTTCGATCGGCGGGATCGTCGCGTCGATCGTAGAACTGCATGTACACGTCGCCGTTCATCGGATCGACCGCCAAAAACTGGAAAAACTGATCGCGGCCGCTGTGCAACGAGTCCGTCGTCGCGCGAACCGGGGCGGACCAGGTACGTCCCTTGTCGTGCGACGCCGCCACGAAAACGTCGATGTCTCCGTTCCGAAAATCGCTCCACGATACGTACAGGTCATTCCCTCGCACGCCGACCTGCGGAAAACCAAACACTCGGCCGAGCCCCGGCACCGCACCCGTTCCGCCGAAGTACGGCGGCCCGACTTCCTGCGCGACGCGCGACGGCGTGAACGACTTGCCGCCGTCGCGCGACGTCGCCATCACGACCTTGAGTCCCCAGTTCCAGACGGCGTAGATCGTCCCGTCGGCGTCGACGACGCCGTGGAAACCCACGACGTCGCCATTGTCGTCGCGCGGCATGCCCGCTTGCGTCGAGATGCGGATCGGAGCAGACCACGTCTTGCCGTGATCGGTCGACCTCGAGAAGAGCATGATCGATTTGTCGATCTGCCACTCGATGAATCCGACGTACAAGTTGCCGGCATGTGGACTCTTCGGCGAGTTGTCGGCGAAGATGCGCGGCATGTCCTCGTATTGCATGCCGGGCTCATCGCCCTTGTACCACACGCGCACGGGCGATGGCTCGCGCTCCCATGTCGCGCCGCCGTCGGGAGAGCGGCGCACGTAGATGCCGTTTCGCCCCGCCCCGTGCCTCCAGTACGACGTGGAACCAAGGCGGTCGAAGACGAGGTAGCTCAGATACGCTGCGCCTTGATTGTCGAACGTCACGCTCACGTCTCCCGCCGTTCGCCAATCGCCGGGCACCGTTCCCTCGGCCGTCTTGAACGTCGCGCCGGAATCGGTCGAGTACACCGCACGCGCCGGACCCTGATACACGCCGACGACCTGGGCTGGGTTCCTCGGATTCACCGCGATGCCGGGCTCGTTGCCGCGGAGCTCGGGCACCGAGACATCGACGACGCGCGCGCCCGGCGGTCGTGGGAGCGAGAGCTGGGCTTGCGTGCCACCGGCGGCGAGCCCCGCCAGGAGCGCCCCGCCGATGATCCCGCCCGAAACTCTGGACGTCAACGCTATTGCTTGATGAACGTCTGCTTCGTGTTCACAGACTGCCCGCCGATCGACGCGTCCCCCGCGATGACCAGCGTCTTCTTGTCGTCGGAGAGCGTGTAACGCTCGGTTCCCGAAAACGCGTTGCCGCCGAAATCGGCCGAGGTCTTGATTACGAGAACGTTCTCGCTCCACTCGGCTGTCGAATTGAAGTCGACGCTCTGGCCGTTCGCGCTGATCGTGTTCTTGGAGGGCGAGCCGTCCAACGCGTAGCTCGTCGCCGTCGACCGGGTCGCTCCCATCGCGGTCACAGTTCGGTCGATCTTTAGCGTCTTCTCATCCTGCGTGATCTTGAGCGTCGCCGAGGTCGGGATCATCGGCCCTTCGCTCTTGGCCGGGTCCATCGCCCACGTCCCCGAGAAATCGGGATGCGCGCGGGGCGCAGTCAGGCCGCGTCCCGCTGGAACCACCGCGATCGCGGCGGCGAGCATCCAAGGAGCGAACAGTCGCATCGTGTCTTCTCCCCGCGAAAGTGACGAGTGTTGCCTACTCGAGGGGCTACTTCTTCTTCGCCGCCGGCTTCGCCGCTGTCTTCGCCGCCGTCTTCGCCGCTGACTTCGGCGCGTCGCGGAGAACCTTGTTCTGCCCCTCGTAGGCGAACTTCACGTTGGCGCTCTGCTCGATCTGCTTGATCGCCAACATCGCCGAATCTAGCGGGGCGTCGATGGATGCCGGACGGTCGAGGAGCGGCGCGTCGGGCACTTTCACGTCGGAGTTGAAGAAGCGGCCGAGCACGATGATCAGATGGCGCAGCGGCTTTTGGTGGACGACCATCTTTTTGTCGAGCCAGCTGAACGACTCGGCCTTGTCGTCGTCGTTGAGCGCGTGAATGCCCGACGCGTCGGCCACCATCGCTTGTCCAGCGGCGACGGAGCTCGTCTGCTTGCCAAGCTTGATCGTGACTGTTCCCTCTTGGACGAGCACGCGGGCGGAGCTGTCCTCCGGGTATGCGGCGATCGCGAACTTCGTCCCCGTCGCGATGAAGTGCGTGTGGTTCGCCACGACGCGGAACGGCAGCTGCTGATTCGGCGCGACTTCGAACGCCGCTGAACCCTCGACACGAATCGCGCGCATTTTCGCCGGGAAGCCGTCGGGGATGAAGATCTTGCTGTCCGGCCCCATCTGCGCGGCCGTGCCGTCGCCCAGCTTCACGCTGCCGGTCTGGCCGGCGCCCGAGGCGATCGGCTGGATGGTGGGCGATGCCACGGAGGCCAACACCGCGTCGTCCTCGCCGAGGTTGCTCAGCTTCCGCACGCCCCACAGGGCGATGCCGAGAGCCAGAACGCCGACGATGACCGGGCCTGTCCACGATCGGCCCTTCGAGAGGTCCTTCATGTGCGACGCGGCGTCGTGCCGGCCCGCCGATGCCGCCGCTTTGTGGGCGGCGGCCGTATTCCCCTCGCCGCGAATCGTGCGAGTGATTCGCGACCACGCTTCTTCAGCGTCGGCCTGCGCCGTCGCGGGATGCGTCCCCGTCATCGTCTGTTCGTCGCGCGCTGTGGACCCGCCGAATCGCTGGGCTGATACGCGGCGGCTCAACGCGCGCGCGGCGCCGTGCGTGACCTCGTCCTGCAACACTTTCTTGAATTGCTGCAGTGAGGTGAGCGTCGCACGCTGCTGCCACACGTTGACGAAGGCCGTCTCCACGACGCGCGGCGCCAGTGCCGGAGCGTCCTGCAGCTTTTCGCGCGCGGCGGCCATTGCGCCGGCAAACTCGGCGTCGAACGCACGCCGCAGCGCGGTCTCATCGCGCAGGTATGCCCCCACCGAAGGAGGAGTGGTGACGGACGAGGGCGAATCAGTACGGGCATCTTGCGACGCCATGCTGCCTCCAGGACGGTGATCCGGGGTGAGTTAGTGGAGGCCTAATCATGGCGTCGGGGCAACGCGGTGCAAGAGGCGGTGAGCGTTCGACTTCAGCGCTCGCACCGAGCAGCGCGCTCACGCTGGCGTGTGTCGTGATCGCCCGTCGCTGTTCGCGGCGCCGCCACCTGTCACGGCTCCTTTGCTGACGCCGAGAGTCTTTCCAACGCGCCGCGATTGCCATGCTCCGCGGCGAATCCTCGACGACGGCGCTGCACGCGTTTTAGTAACTGTCTTTCAGCAGTGACGCCGGTGCAGGCTGGCGCTAGCAACCGGCTCACTGCGGGCTGCATCAGAACGTGGCTTGCGACACCTCCCACCGAGTGAGGCCGCCTGGTCCGTGACGACAACCCCTGAGGCGACGCTGCAACAGTTATCACATTCGGGCCAACAGTCTGAAGTCAGGCCAACGCATAACCCATTGCAAAATCATCAGATCCAGCATCTGCACGACCGACTCTGCTGTGGCACACGCACTGCGATCTGCGTCACCAAGCGTTCCCATGCGCGATTTCCGCGATATGTCAGGATGGTCTCGATTGGGAGGTTCCCGTGAAAACGGTACTCGCTACGGATCTCATGCCCAGAACGATTGAGCTGCAACGAGAAATGACCGCCTTTGGTCCCCGGGCCCTGCGGACGTCGATCATGACGGCGCTCGGCAATGGCGATCGGCACGTCGTGGTGGACTGCTACGGGTGGGAGCGACTCGACCTCGTGGTGCTCAGCGCCCTTGTTCAGGGAGCCAAGGCCTGCGCCGCGTTCGGCGCTTCGTTCGAGCTCGTGAACCTCAACGGACACGTTCGCGACGACATCGTCGCACTGCGGCTCGCGCGGCGTCTGGGCCTAATGGCCTGAGCCGTCGCCCGAGTGCAACAGTTCATGAAGAGTCCGGGCAACAATTGGAGTCAAACGTTACACCGATTCCGAAGTTCGTACCGCCGATTGAATGCGTTGTCAGATAATGCGTTAGCGTGTTTGTAATGGAGCAGATGTTTGTGGTATGGCCCGTGCTATAGCGGGCCCGTGCACAGAGGGCTGGTGGACGCTGGCCGCTCTGGAATTGAACCGAGAGATAGGGGAGGAAGAGGAGGATGGGAATCCGCAATCTCACGCGTGCCGCCATCGCTGGCGCCGCAGCTGTCGCGTTGATGTCGGGCCCTGTCGAATCCCAGGGCGTCACGTACACAACCTCCTGGACGTTCAATCAGGGTTCGTGTACCTCGTCTCAATGC
This window contains:
- a CDS encoding carbohydrate binding family 9 domain-containing protein, encoding MLSCIALCHALAGAPTPPVTYVGRENQLHVRIPRVGTENASIAIDGMLDEPAWKSAALLTGFSQFSPQDGVPAADSTQILVWYSSNALYVGVRAFEAHGAVHATLADRDKISADDNVQLLLGTFHDQRQAYVFAVNPLGVQMDGMLVENGLGARGSWTPTLAGRASADLSQDFVFESKGRLTEFGYEVEVRIPFKSLKYQSSAQQTWDLNVVREVQHSGYEDSWAPAVRANASFLAQSGTIEGLTGLERGVVLDVNPVVTQHVNGVPTAGGWDYHAERPQLGGTARWGMTNTLTMTGTAHPDFAEVESDAGQFVIDPRRALFFPEKRPFFIEGLESFSVPHTLIYTRDIAEPDAAVKLAGKVDGTSVGFLSAADNASLSASGHDRAVYDIVRAQHDFGDQSRLGAAYTDRVLGGDYNRVADVDGRVAFGDAYNAIFQYAQSFDKTRDVARNAPLWTAAIARNGKQYGFRYFIDGISDDFRAGSGFISRAGIVHGLADERFTWFAERGSKLEAITADVNYDDTWEYSHFVRRGDAQDKKVHVSGTAAFRGGWNVGLGVYWETFGWDSTLYAGYRILSPTSDTLPFTGIGRIFNRDYVFTLATPQWSAFNANLLYVGGQDENFFEWAQANINLVTLTVSMRPSDRVRVDGSYAYQDFWRRSDGSLVARNAIPRLKIEYQLTRSIFLRVVGEYDLSEMNDLRDETRTNYPLLVNGSLARATRSRALRGDYLFSYTPRPGTVFFLGYGNAGSGLPDATRRFDFEPIHRASDYFFVKYSYLFRM
- a CDS encoding M28 family peptidase encodes the protein MQISTPARVGTLIGLIALCAYSVARMTRPPAAVPATASDTVFSAERAMHDVEAIAARPHAMGMPDHDRVRDYIVRRLEALGVKAQVQTTTGVGTRFQAAGRVQNILAWLPGSTSGGKGVLLAAHYDGVEAGPAAGDDASGCAALLETVRALKARRTPLAHDVFVLFSDGEEAGLIGAAAFVREHPWAKDVAFILNFDARGTKGRVYMFETGPGNRDAVSALRAAGDVSAGSVFTTLYRSLPNDTDLSELSLLNVPALNFAFADGVERYHTLHDDVAHLDSGSVQHLGAQMLAVTQKVANEDLPRPKTGDAVFFDMPLLGLIVYPIGLAIPLALVAFVLTVLVVRHHLKGVGIGVASMIVALVVCGGLAAMIHLRGAAMWSWTFALAVALAVVAVNLALYALGTRVSPDLHAGVLVFWLLLALVTSFTVPGASYLFTWPLLFTLIAARSGRWVPWWIAAGVTLLLLAGFAYAVAAIMLGVSGLGASVLAIFTTLIVWLIAPLMMRVAGGRRSSWPLPAAFAGAAIVSAAIGVGTTSPSAAEPIPTALVLAEPADSGRALLGSLFGLDAWTKSVLGPTTSNPPAWVSALRLSGAHFSENTYPRVDLAAPTATYIRDTVVDGARRVIVRVKAPPGAYALRVRPTGAPIIRLAIDARVVDTTRFRRKTSTWVYWAVPDSGAVFSIAIPPGSQIDLSLMSQTAGLPTILTIPPRPPDVVPAQTGDITAVYRSTRF
- a CDS encoding response regulator, with product MSDATHHAAKTVLVVDDHEPTRQTIARMLEAGGFAVRTASNGPEALQVLAAQRDEIDLVLSDVTMPGMTGIDLSYQIRDQYPDVPVAIVSGDVSELERSIIGRAEVPFIKKPFHAESLYSAVREAMRGHTSG
- a CDS encoding sialidase family protein, which gives rise to MTSRVSGGIIGGALLAGLAAGGTQAQLSLPRPPGARVVDVSVPELRGNEPGIAVNPRNPAQVVGVYQGPARAVYSTDSGATFKTAEGTVPGDWRTAGDVSVTFDNQGAAYLSYLVFDRLGSTSYWRHGAGRNGIYVRRSPDGGATWEREPSPVRVWYKGDEPGMQYEDMPRIFADNSPKSPHAGNLYVGFIEWQIDKSIMLFSRSTDHGKTWSAPIRISTQAGMPRDDNGDVVGFHGVVDADGTIYAVWNWGLKVVMATSRDGGKSFTPSRVAQEVGPPYFGGTGAVPGLGRVFGFPQVGVRGNDLYVSWSDFRNGDIDVFVAASHDKGRTWSAPVRATTDSLHSGRDQFFQFLAVDPMNGDVYMQFYDRRDDPADRKTAFTLARSTDGGRTFTNYAWSDAAFEGRSAFLGDYTWLTAYDGRVYGIWAETATIDSAGAGRPAGVGAARVGTIVRIGTADFRKR
- a CDS encoding FecR family protein, with the translated sequence MASQDARTDSPSSVTTPPSVGAYLRDETALRRAFDAEFAGAMAAAREKLQDAPALAPRVVETAFVNVWQQRATLTSLQQFKKVLQDEVTHGAARALSRRVSAQRFGGSTARDEQTMTGTHPATAQADAEEAWSRITRTIRGEGNTAAAHKAAASAGRHDAASHMKDLSKGRSWTGPVIVGVLALGIALWGVRKLSNLGEDDAVLASVASPTIQPIASGAGQTGSVKLGDGTAAQMGPDSKIFIPDGFPAKMRAIRVEGSAAFEVAPNQQLPFRVVANHTHFIATGTKFAIAAYPEDSSARVLVQEGTVTIKLGKQTSSVAAGQAMVADASGIHALNDDDKAESFSWLDKKMVVHQKPLRHLIIVLGRFFNSDVKVPDAPLLDRPASIDAPLDSAMLAIKQIEQSANVKFAYEGQNKVLRDAPKSAAKTAAKTAAKPAAKKK
- a CDS encoding STAS domain-containing protein; the protein is MPRTIELQREMTAFGPRALRTSIMTALGNGDRHVVVDCYGWERLDLVVLSALVQGAKACAAFGASFELVNLNGHVRDDIVALRLARRLGLMA